A genomic window from Leptolyngbya sp. BL0902 includes:
- the eno gene encoding phosphopyruvate hydratase, producing the protein MVAIASVHGREILDSRGNPTVEVDVVLEDGSKGRAAVPSGASTGIREAVELRDGDKARYGGKGVLKAVANVNDTIAPAVKGMDAADLAAVDGKMLELDGTENKGNLGANAILGVSMAVARAAAESAGVPLYVALGSTDSVLLPVPCFNIINGGAHADNSVDFQEFMIAPVGAPSFTEALRYGAEVYHALKSVLKKAGYSTGIGDEGGFAPNLKSNVEAIEVILQGIEKAGLRPGDDIAIALDPAVSELYQEDGSYLFYKSDQSRKSSDEMIDLWESWVNQFPIVSIEDGLGEQDWEGWKRMTQRLGGRIQLVGDDAFVTNPAIIAKAIQDGVGNSTLVKVNQIGSITETLAAIKMSHDAGYTCMVSHRSGETPDDFIADLVVGAMTGQIKTGAPCRGERLSKYNQLLRIEEELGAKAKYAGTSAFKQ; encoded by the coding sequence ATGGTTGCAATCGCGTCGGTACATGGGAGAGAAATCCTAGATTCTCGCGGCAATCCAACGGTTGAAGTGGATGTGGTGCTGGAGGACGGCAGCAAGGGACGGGCCGCTGTGCCCTCCGGCGCGTCTACCGGGATTCGCGAAGCCGTGGAACTGCGGGACGGCGACAAGGCCCGCTACGGTGGCAAGGGCGTCCTCAAGGCCGTGGCCAACGTCAACGACACCATCGCCCCGGCGGTGAAAGGCATGGACGCCGCTGACCTCGCGGCGGTGGACGGCAAAATGCTGGAGCTGGACGGCACCGAGAACAAGGGCAACCTAGGGGCCAACGCTATCCTGGGTGTGTCCATGGCCGTGGCCCGTGCCGCTGCGGAGTCTGCCGGGGTGCCCCTCTACGTGGCCCTGGGCAGTACCGATTCGGTGCTGTTGCCCGTGCCCTGCTTCAATATCATCAACGGCGGTGCCCACGCCGACAACAGCGTAGACTTCCAGGAATTCATGATTGCCCCCGTGGGTGCCCCCAGCTTCACCGAAGCTCTGCGCTACGGGGCCGAGGTCTACCATGCCCTCAAGTCTGTGCTCAAAAAGGCGGGCTATAGCACCGGAATCGGCGACGAAGGCGGCTTTGCCCCCAACCTCAAGAGCAACGTCGAAGCCATCGAGGTGATTTTGCAGGGCATCGAAAAAGCTGGCCTGCGCCCCGGTGACGACATCGCCATCGCCCTCGACCCCGCCGTCAGCGAACTCTACCAAGAGGACGGCAGCTACCTGTTCTACAAATCCGACCAAAGCCGCAAATCCTCCGACGAAATGATTGACCTCTGGGAAAGCTGGGTGAACCAGTTCCCCATCGTCTCCATCGAAGACGGCCTGGGTGAGCAAGACTGGGAGGGCTGGAAACGGATGACCCAGCGCCTCGGTGGCCGCATTCAACTGGTGGGCGACGATGCCTTTGTCACCAACCCCGCCATCATCGCCAAGGCCATCCAAGACGGTGTGGGTAACTCCACCCTAGTCAAGGTGAACCAAATCGGCTCCATCACCGAAACCCTGGCCGCCATCAAAATGTCCCACGATGCGGGCTACACCTGCATGGTCAGCCACCGCTCCGGCGAAACCCCCGACGACTTCATCGCCGATCTTGTCGTCGGTGCCATGACCGGACAAATCAAAACCGGAGCCCCCTGTCGAGGCGAACGACTCTCCAAATACAACCAACTGCTCCGCATTGAAGAAGAACTGGGTGCTAAGGCAAAATACGCCGGAACCAGCGCCTTCAAGCAGTAG
- the lpxB gene encoding lipid-A-disaccharide synthase yields the protein MAAPTATSGSTRRIFISTGEVSGDLQGAFLVTALRQEAADRGLDITIAGLGGPRMAQAGADLVGDTTTIGSVGIFEALPYLLPTLRLQRQAKRALLAQPPDAVVLIDYMNPNLAMGQFLRQSLPQVPITYYIAPQQWVWAFSEKDSQKLVRYSDQMLAIFPAEADYYQRFGAKVSWVGHPLLDRYPVPPDRQEARQRLGLKADQPIVTLLPASRRQEVKYLLPTIIQAAQIIQKQCPDVLFLLPVSSAELQPAFDQALAQAQLPGRLVTPTAEYQPTDAIAAADVAITKSGTANLEIALMNVPQVVAYRLNPLSARIAYYLLNFKVAYVSPVNLAVNQAIVPEFLQWEATPAALATAALDLLQNSDHRQAMLAGYATLRQTLGEPGACRRAAAKILDQILGQ from the coding sequence ATGGCGGCACCGACGGCAACATCCGGCTCCACCCGGCGGATTTTTATCAGCACCGGAGAGGTATCGGGCGACCTTCAGGGGGCGTTTTTGGTGACGGCTCTGCGCCAGGAAGCCGCTGATCGGGGTCTGGATATCACGATTGCGGGGCTGGGTGGCCCCCGCATGGCCCAGGCCGGGGCAGACTTGGTGGGCGATACCACCACCATCGGCTCCGTCGGCATTTTTGAAGCCCTGCCCTACCTGCTGCCCACCCTGCGGCTGCAACGGCAGGCCAAACGTGCCCTGCTGGCCCAGCCTCCCGATGCGGTGGTGCTGATCGACTACATGAACCCCAACCTGGCCATGGGCCAATTTCTGCGGCAATCCCTGCCCCAGGTGCCCATCACCTACTACATTGCCCCCCAGCAGTGGGTGTGGGCCTTTTCCGAAAAGGACAGCCAAAAACTGGTGCGCTACAGCGATCAAATGCTGGCTATTTTTCCCGCCGAAGCCGACTACTACCAGCGCTTTGGGGCCAAGGTGTCTTGGGTGGGCCATCCCCTACTAGACCGCTACCCGGTGCCGCCAGACCGCCAGGAAGCCCGTCAACGGTTGGGCCTAAAGGCAGATCAACCCATCGTTACCCTGTTGCCCGCCTCCCGTCGCCAGGAAGTCAAATACCTGCTGCCCACGATAATCCAGGCGGCGCAGATTATCCAGAAACAGTGTCCCGACGTTCTCTTTCTGCTGCCCGTCTCATCGGCGGAACTGCAACCCGCCTTTGACCAAGCCCTCGCCCAGGCCCAGCTACCGGGGCGATTGGTCACACCCACCGCCGAGTATCAACCCACCGATGCCATTGCTGCCGCCGATGTGGCGATTACCAAATCCGGCACCGCCAACCTCGAAATTGCCCTGATGAACGTGCCCCAGGTGGTGGCCTACCGCCTCAACCCCCTCAGCGCCCGCATTGCCTACTACCTGCTCAACTTCAAGGTGGCCTACGTGTCGCCCGTGAACCTGGCCGTGAACCAGGCCATCGTGCCAGAATTTTTGCAGTGGGAAGCCACCCCCGCAGCCCTGGCAACGGCGGCGCTGGATCTGCTGCAAAACTCCGACCATCGCCAAGCTATGCTGGCAGGCTATGCAACCCTGCGCCAAACCCTAGGAGAACCGGGAGCCTGTCGGCGGGCGGCGGCAAAGATTTTGGATCAGATTTTGGGCCAATGA
- the purS gene encoding phosphoribosylformylglycinamidine synthase subunit PurS yields MYSVETVLVQSVAESAMPQYSARIYVTLRPSVLDPAGTAVQSGLAHMGYTNVDSIRIGKYIELSLEAADEAAASQQIDRMCDQLLANPVIENYRFELEALAVPV; encoded by the coding sequence ATGTATTCGGTGGAGACCGTTTTAGTTCAGTCCGTGGCGGAGTCGGCCATGCCTCAGTACAGCGCTCGTATTTATGTCACCCTGCGTCCGTCGGTGCTAGACCCGGCGGGGACGGCGGTGCAGTCTGGATTAGCCCACATGGGCTACACCAATGTCGATTCCATCCGCATCGGCAAGTATATTGAACTTTCCCTAGAAGCCGCTGACGAGGCCGCCGCCAGCCAGCAGATCGACCGCATGTGTGATCAGCTTTTGGCTAACCCCGTTATTGAGAATTATCGTTTTGAGCTGGAGGCTCTAGCGGTGCCAGTTTAG
- a CDS encoding phospholipid carrier-dependent glycosyltransferase has product MPKTLRPTSLWLGILGLSSLSLGLRFWGLGRFNQLIFDEIYYIPFALGYLNRSPVFDAHPPLGKYLIALGLWLSQGPATQGQWPTVVVAGQSVSLLSGRWLNALVGSTLPALVAALAYGLSQGQPRPRRVRFSLMAATLMTLEGLTLVESRLALINLYWLWFGVLGQVCWVWARGSLGRLATGISLGAAINGKWNGAAFGLGLLLRRWRRQGCDQPISWRRELLYVGILPTLTYGLLWLPHLAMTGESLWKLHQQLWGAHQTIGAQAIPHPYCSPWFTWPLMLRPVAYFYQAYPPEQVVTIQAMGNPMLWWWSTAAIFALGVKVCRSPGAWWGRSQPMISPVTSDSPAPRAISAPGNSSAPSTAADGGGPSSSSASALTVEAFLVVNYLTQWLPWLLVSRCTFLYHALGMVVFSALALAWLLSGWLGHRRRSHRAMAWLLLSLVALGFLFWLPLFLGWPLSPRDLHRRWWIPSWI; this is encoded by the coding sequence ATGCCGAAGACCCTGCGCCCAACGTCCCTGTGGCTGGGAATTCTCGGCCTGAGTAGCCTCTCCCTAGGCCTGCGATTTTGGGGCCTGGGGCGATTCAATCAGCTCATTTTTGATGAAATCTACTATATCCCCTTTGCCCTGGGCTACCTCAACCGCAGCCCTGTTTTCGATGCCCATCCTCCCCTCGGCAAGTATTTGATTGCCCTGGGGCTTTGGCTCAGTCAGGGGCCTGCGACCCAGGGGCAGTGGCCCACGGTGGTCGTGGCTGGTCAGTCCGTTAGCCTGCTGAGCGGGCGATGGCTCAATGCCCTGGTGGGATCAACCCTCCCCGCCCTCGTCGCGGCCCTCGCCTACGGCCTGAGCCAGGGGCAGCCTCGCCCTCGTCGCGTCCGCTTTAGCCTCATGGCCGCAACGCTGATGACCCTGGAGGGCCTGACGCTGGTAGAGTCGCGGCTGGCGCTGATTAACCTCTACTGGCTGTGGTTTGGGGTCTTGGGGCAGGTCTGCTGGGTTTGGGCTAGGGGTTCCTTGGGGCGGCTGGCGACTGGGATCAGCCTAGGGGCCGCCATCAATGGCAAGTGGAACGGAGCAGCCTTTGGGCTGGGGCTGCTCTTGAGGCGGTGGAGACGCCAGGGTTGTGATCAGCCCATCTCCTGGCGCAGGGAACTGCTGTACGTTGGCATCCTGCCTACCCTGACCTACGGGCTACTGTGGCTACCCCACCTCGCCATGACCGGGGAATCCCTCTGGAAACTGCACCAGCAGCTATGGGGGGCTCACCAGACCATCGGGGCGCAGGCCATCCCCCATCCCTACTGCTCCCCTTGGTTTACCTGGCCCTTGATGCTGCGCCCGGTCGCCTACTTTTACCAGGCTTACCCGCCGGAGCAAGTCGTCACCATTCAGGCCATGGGCAACCCCATGCTCTGGTGGTGGTCAACCGCCGCTATCTTCGCCCTGGGGGTAAAGGTTTGTCGCAGCCCAGGGGCATGGTGGGGCCGATCTCAGCCGATGATTTCCCCCGTAACCAGCGATTCCCCTGCCCCCAGGGCCATCTCGGCCCCGGGCAATTCCTCGGCCCCCAGTACAGCGGCGGATGGTGGCGGCCCGTCGTCCTCCTCGGCCAGTGCCCTCACCGTCGAGGCTTTTTTAGTCGTCAACTATCTAACCCAGTGGCTGCCGTGGCTGCTGGTGAGCCGCTGTACCTTTCTGTACCACGCCCTGGGGATGGTGGTCTTTAGCGCCCTGGCGTTAGCCTGGTTGCTGTCCGGCTGGCTGGGGCATCGCCGCCGATCCCATCGGGCCATGGCTTGGCTCTTGCTGAGTTTAGTTGCCCTTGGCTTTCTTTTCTGGCTCCCCCTATTCCTGGGTTGGCCCCTGTCGCCGAGGGATCTCCATCGTCGCTGGTGGATTCCGAGCTGGATCTGA
- a CDS encoding Fur family transcriptional regulator — protein sequence MARRTRSQEKILSTLKGVSQPISAQSLYIEMRQEGSTLGLATIYRALDALKLEGAVQMRTLPSGEALYSLPQEDRHHLTCLQCGNSIAIDECPVHELEKQLHTAHQFKIFYHTLEFFGLCPQCQGLLSATS from the coding sequence ATGGCCCGACGCACCCGCAGTCAAGAGAAGATTCTATCCACCCTCAAGGGCGTAAGCCAACCGATCTCTGCCCAGTCCCTCTACATCGAAATGCGACAGGAGGGATCGACCCTAGGTTTGGCCACAATTTATCGCGCCCTCGATGCCCTCAAGCTGGAAGGGGCTGTGCAGATGCGGACGCTGCCCTCCGGGGAAGCCCTCTACAGCCTGCCCCAGGAAGATCGCCACCACCTCACCTGCTTACAGTGCGGCAACTCCATCGCCATTGATGAATGCCCCGTCCACGAGCTAGAGAAACAGCTCCATACCGCCCATCAGTTCAAAATTTTCTACCACACCCTAGAATTTTTCGGCCTCTGTCCCCAGTGCCAGGGCCTTCTCTCCGCCACCTCCTAA
- the lpxC gene encoding UDP-3-O-acyl-N-acetylglucosamine deacetylase, whose amino-acid sequence MARVASGHDSGQATLAAAVQRQGIGLHSGIVTTVTLRPAPAHTGRVFVRTDLPNQPQVPAQVAAVDQTLLSTELRQGEATVRTVEHLLAALVGLGVDNLYIDIDGPELPLLDGSALGWVEAIREAGTVAQPEPAPALTLAQPITLQQGDAWIAAFPAEAPRLTYGIDFDVAAIGHQWFSWQPTADPFAPDSFAAAIAPARTFGLAHQIDALQQQGLIKGGSLDNALVCSHEGWVNPPLRFDQEPVRHKLLDLIGDLGLLGRLPLAHVVAYKASHRLHAALAQAIQRSALECPPGAV is encoded by the coding sequence GTGGCTAGGGTCGCATCTGGCCATGATTCCGGGCAGGCGACCCTAGCGGCGGCGGTGCAGCGCCAGGGCATCGGGCTGCATTCTGGTATTGTCACTACCGTCACCCTGCGTCCGGCCCCGGCCCACACCGGGCGCGTCTTTGTGCGAACGGATTTGCCCAACCAGCCCCAGGTTCCAGCCCAGGTGGCGGCGGTGGATCAAACCCTGCTGTCCACCGAACTGCGCCAAGGCGAGGCCACGGTACGCACCGTCGAACATTTGCTGGCGGCCCTGGTGGGGCTGGGGGTGGATAATCTGTACATCGACATCGACGGCCCGGAACTGCCCCTGCTTGATGGATCGGCCCTGGGCTGGGTAGAGGCGATTCGGGAGGCCGGAACGGTGGCCCAACCAGAACCCGCCCCAGCGCTGACCTTGGCCCAACCCATCACCCTCCAGCAGGGCGATGCCTGGATCGCCGCTTTTCCAGCGGAGGCCCCCCGCCTCACCTACGGCATTGATTTTGACGTTGCGGCCATTGGGCATCAGTGGTTTAGCTGGCAACCCACAGCGGATCCCTTTGCCCCCGATAGCTTTGCCGCCGCCATTGCCCCGGCCCGTACCTTTGGTCTCGCCCACCAGATCGACGCCCTTCAGCAGCAGGGACTGATCAAGGGCGGCAGCCTAGACAATGCTCTGGTGTGCAGCCATGAGGGCTGGGTAAACCCGCCCCTGCGGTTTGACCAAGAACCCGTGCGCCACAAGCTGCTCGATTTAATCGGCGATTTGGGCCTGCTGGGGCGCTTGCCCTTGGCCCATGTGGTGGCCTACAAGGCTAGCCACCGCCTCCATGCCGCCCTCGCCCAGGCGATCCAGCGTTCGGCCCTGGAATGTCCCCCAGGGGCGGTATAG
- a CDS encoding ExbD/TolR family protein, with translation MKVDLLDSPKEDVRLEIIPMIDVIFCILTFFILAAVGLTRQQAISLDLPSAQTGQPLPGQMGSMGDRLYVSVDDLGQVYLDQQPVSIDLLYDVLLQFSQVNPNGLMVLYAARDARYEDVVGVLDILRSVGGERVALATLPRDIDLSDPNANTFPFPDALPQGVPGAPSLGDPGANPLGDPDGLTNPAMPLNPSNPSLSAPLSPSERFPLAPGSGSPSPSQPLPSDGPIAD, from the coding sequence ATGAAGGTTGACTTGCTCGACAGCCCCAAGGAAGACGTACGGCTAGAGATCATTCCAATGATCGACGTGATCTTCTGTATCCTCACCTTTTTTATTCTGGCGGCGGTGGGCCTCACCCGGCAGCAGGCCATTAGTCTAGATTTGCCCTCGGCCCAAACCGGACAGCCTCTGCCCGGTCAGATGGGTTCCATGGGAGATCGGCTCTACGTTAGTGTCGATGACCTAGGCCAGGTGTATTTAGATCAGCAGCCCGTCAGCATTGACCTGCTCTACGATGTGCTGCTTCAGTTTAGCCAGGTCAACCCCAACGGGCTGATGGTGCTCTATGCCGCCCGCGATGCCCGCTACGAAGATGTGGTGGGGGTGCTGGATATTCTGCGTTCCGTCGGCGGCGAGCGGGTGGCCCTAGCGACCCTACCCCGCGACATTGACCTCAGCGACCCCAATGCCAATACCTTCCCCTTCCCCGATGCCCTTCCCCAAGGTGTGCCTGGTGCGCCCAGTTTAGGCGATCCCGGCGCTAATCCGCTGGGAGATCCAGACGGGCTCACCAATCCCGCCATGCCCCTTAACCCGTCGAATCCTTCTCTGTCAGCCCCCCTCAGCCCATCGGAACGCTTCCCCCTAGCCCCAGGATCAGGGAGTCCGTCGCCGTCGCAACCCTTACCCTCCGATGGCCCCATTGCCGACTAG
- the fabZ gene encoding 3-hydroxyacyl-ACP dehydratase FabZ has protein sequence MVKTTYTTEEIQALLPHRYPFALVDRIIDYVPGKQATGIKNVTFNEPHFQGHFPGRPIMPGVLIVEAMAQVGGIVLTQIDGVSGLCVFAGIDKVRFRRPVVPGDQLIMTVELLAIKRMRFGKMFGRAEVDGQLACEGELMFSVVD, from the coding sequence GTGGTAAAAACCACCTACACCACCGAGGAAATCCAGGCCCTTTTGCCCCACCGCTACCCCTTTGCCCTGGTGGATCGGATCATTGACTATGTGCCGGGGAAGCAGGCCACGGGGATTAAAAACGTCACCTTCAACGAGCCCCACTTTCAGGGGCACTTTCCCGGTCGGCCCATCATGCCGGGGGTGCTGATTGTGGAGGCCATGGCCCAGGTGGGCGGCATTGTGCTCACCCAAATTGACGGGGTCAGCGGCCTGTGTGTGTTTGCTGGGATTGATAAGGTGCGGTTTCGGCGTCCGGTAGTCCCCGGTGATCAGCTGATCATGACCGTGGAACTGTTGGCCATTAAACGGATGCGGTTTGGCAAAATGTTTGGTCGAGCCGAGGTGGATGGCCAACTGGCCTGCGAAGGAGAACTGATGTTCTCGGTTGTTGATTAG
- a CDS encoding tetratricopeptide repeat protein, whose product MKRNHVLAGMMVGWLGGWGVAAEAAMPRVEIAPPQPSMELWATQAPLQLAQATSSSNLTAAQQAQLDELLRQGQARVAAGDPAGALTAYRQAAQIDPQNARIFSGMGYLYIQQGNYTEAVTAYRRALDLDRNNLAFRYGLAHSLFHSDQLTEALAVYREILSRHPREANAHLGIGSIQLQQGDEVAALATYRELVRIAPGNAQAYEALGNLYIRQGNYDEALTYLNQGVRASSNKDSLYASIASIHLLQGNVSAARSALTQALALNSTNAQAQHQMGYILFQEGNREAAFEHLMRAVRINPDLVSAHALLGGILLEREQYLQAVLSYRRVAEARPDDPAAFYNLGLALWGQGLQAQAVSNIELARSMYLRQGDPEGAERAAALMSFWGVAP is encoded by the coding sequence GTGAAACGGAATCACGTTTTGGCTGGGATGATGGTGGGCTGGCTGGGTGGCTGGGGCGTTGCCGCCGAGGCTGCCATGCCGAGGGTCGAAATAGCGCCTCCCCAGCCGTCCATGGAGCTTTGGGCAACCCAAGCCCCTCTGCAACTGGCCCAAGCGACCTCCTCCAGTAACCTTACCGCAGCCCAGCAAGCTCAACTGGATGAATTGCTGCGTCAAGGGCAGGCGCGAGTCGCCGCTGGCGATCCAGCCGGAGCCCTCACGGCCTATCGGCAGGCGGCCCAGATCGATCCCCAGAACGCCCGCATTTTCTCTGGCATGGGCTACCTCTACATCCAGCAGGGCAACTATACGGAAGCCGTCACCGCCTACCGTCGTGCCCTAGACCTAGACCGCAACAACCTAGCTTTCCGCTATGGCCTTGCCCACAGCCTTTTCCACAGCGATCAACTCACCGAAGCCCTAGCGGTCTACCGCGAAATCCTCTCCCGACACCCCCGTGAGGCCAATGCCCACCTGGGTATCGGCAGCATCCAGCTTCAGCAGGGTGATGAAGTCGCCGCCCTAGCCACCTACCGTGAACTGGTGCGTATTGCCCCCGGCAACGCCCAAGCCTACGAAGCCCTAGGCAATCTCTACATCCGCCAGGGCAACTACGATGAAGCGCTCACCTACCTCAATCAGGGGGTGCGGGCCAGCAGCAACAAAGACAGCCTCTATGCCAGCATTGCCAGTATTCACCTGCTGCAAGGTAACGTTTCCGCCGCCCGATCCGCCCTCACCCAGGCCCTGGCGCTCAACAGCACCAATGCCCAAGCCCAGCACCAAATGGGCTACATCCTATTTCAGGAAGGCAACCGCGAAGCTGCCTTTGAGCACCTCATGCGGGCGGTACGGATCAACCCTGATTTGGTGTCTGCCCACGCCTTGCTAGGGGGCATTCTGCTAGAGCGAGAGCAGTATCTCCAGGCAGTGCTGTCCTATCGTCGCGTGGCGGAGGCCCGTCCTGATGACCCGGCGGCCTTTTATAACCTAGGGCTTGCCCTGTGGGGGCAGGGGCTCCAGGCTCAGGCTGTGTCGAATATCGAACTGGCCCGCTCTATGTACTTGCGCCAGGGCGACCCCGAAGGGGCTGAACGCGCCGCCGCCCTGATGAGTTTTTGGGGCGTTGCACCCTAG
- the purQ gene encoding phosphoribosylformylglycinamidine synthase subunit PurQ: protein MKFGVIVFPGANCDRDVAYVTRDLLGQPTRMVWHEDSDLSDLDVVVVPGGFSYGDYLRCGAIARFSPAMQATVAHANQGKWVLGICNGFQILTEVGLLPGALVRNRDMQFICDRVPLRIERTTLPFTAGYRQGQVITLPIAHGEGSYYADAATLAELEEHQQVVLRYCDTQGNVTDAANPNGSLNNIAGICNRQGNVLGLMPHPERAADSLLGSTDGLAMFQSLLQAKTPVLA from the coding sequence ATGAAATTTGGCGTAATCGTCTTTCCTGGAGCCAATTGTGACCGCGATGTGGCCTACGTCACCCGCGATTTGTTGGGGCAACCCACCCGCATGGTCTGGCACGAAGACAGCGACCTCAGCGACCTCGATGTGGTGGTGGTGCCGGGGGGCTTTAGCTACGGCGACTATCTGCGCTGTGGGGCCATTGCTCGATTCTCCCCCGCCATGCAGGCCACGGTGGCCCACGCCAACCAAGGCAAATGGGTGCTGGGCATCTGCAACGGGTTCCAAATTTTGACTGAAGTGGGCCTACTGCCCGGTGCCCTGGTGCGGAATCGGGATATGCAGTTCATTTGCGACCGAGTGCCCCTCCGCATCGAACGCACTACGCTACCGTTTACCGCAGGCTACCGCCAGGGCCAGGTCATCACCCTACCCATTGCCCACGGGGAAGGCAGCTACTACGCCGATGCCGCTACCCTGGCGGAGCTAGAGGAACATCAGCAGGTGGTGTTGCGCTACTGCGATACCCAGGGCAACGTTACCGATGCCGCCAACCCCAACGGATCGCTGAATAACATCGCCGGAATCTGCAACCGCCAGGGTAATGTGCTGGGCCTAATGCCCCACCCCGAACGGGCCGCTGACTCTCTGTTGGGCAGTACCGATGGCTTGGCCATGTTCCAAAGCCTGTTGCAGGCGAAAACCCCTGTCCTCGCCTAA
- the lpxA gene encoding acyl-ACP--UDP-N-acetylglucosamine O-acyltransferase, translating to MTTTLIHPTAVIHSGASLHPSVKVGPYAVIGEHVTIGPNTDIGAHVVIDGHTTLGAHNRVYPGAAIGLEPQDLKYDGAITQVEIGDHNLIREYVTINRPTTPDVVTRLGNHNLLMAYAHVAHNCILEDQIVLANSVALAGHVHVESWARISGLVGVHQFVHIGRYAYIGGLSRIDRDVPPFTMVNGNPALVRGLNQVGLQRAGLADQNEGQDYRQLKQAYRLVYRSGASLASALDKLEPWSDNELVRHFSQFLKASSQQPDRRGATPSRKRSSRSTEAD from the coding sequence TTGACTACTACGCTGATTCACCCCACCGCCGTGATCCACAGCGGGGCCAGTCTCCATCCCAGTGTGAAAGTTGGCCCCTATGCGGTGATTGGCGAACACGTTACCATTGGCCCCAACACCGACATTGGAGCCCATGTGGTGATTGACGGCCACACTACCCTAGGTGCCCACAACCGCGTTTACCCCGGTGCCGCCATTGGCCTAGAACCCCAAGACCTCAAGTACGACGGGGCCATCACCCAGGTGGAGATTGGCGATCACAACTTGATTCGCGAATATGTCACCATCAACCGCCCCACCACCCCCGATGTGGTGACACGGCTGGGCAATCACAATTTGCTGATGGCCTACGCCCATGTGGCCCACAACTGCATCCTCGAAGATCAGATTGTGTTGGCCAACTCCGTGGCCCTAGCAGGGCACGTCCATGTAGAATCCTGGGCGCGGATTAGTGGCCTGGTGGGAGTACACCAATTTGTCCACATTGGCCGCTATGCCTACATCGGTGGCCTCAGCCGTATCGACCGGGATGTGCCCCCCTTTACCATGGTGAACGGCAACCCGGCCCTGGTGCGGGGGCTGAACCAAGTAGGCTTGCAGCGGGCTGGACTGGCCGACCAAAACGAGGGCCAAGACTACCGCCAACTGAAGCAAGCCTATCGTCTGGTTTATCGCTCTGGCGCATCCCTAGCCAGCGCCCTAGACAAGCTAGAACCTTGGTCGGATAACGAGTTGGTGCGCCACTTTAGCCAATTCCTGAAGGCGTCCTCCCAGCAGCCCGACCGTCGAGGGGCCACCCCCAGCCGCAAGCGTTCCAGCCGTTCCACCGAGGCAGACTAG
- a CDS encoding MotA/TolQ/ExbB proton channel family protein: MSIPELFERGGIAMWPLLLLSILAVGTILERIWFWSRILTREREVSGRVLEAARRDWGAAADIAQRSSALPMGRFLSSALNLQAPDPEVFRLALETAANEELAIMGKGDKVLEAVIALSPLLGLLGTVLGLINSLGSIQISDLGSGDATAGTSLGISEALISTATGLIVAIISLAFYRLFQGFIFGQAKMFRQAGSELELFYRQSWAQGKILAPSEASASLSPSTDPTPEVSPL, encoded by the coding sequence GTGAGTATACCGGAATTATTTGAACGGGGCGGCATCGCCATGTGGCCCCTGCTGCTGTTGTCCATTTTGGCAGTGGGGACGATTCTAGAACGGATCTGGTTTTGGTCGCGCATCCTCACCCGCGAACGGGAGGTGTCGGGGCGGGTGCTGGAGGCGGCACGGCGAGACTGGGGCGCAGCGGCAGACATTGCCCAGCGATCCAGTGCCCTGCCCATGGGGCGGTTTTTGTCCTCGGCGTTAAATCTGCAAGCCCCCGATCCTGAAGTGTTTCGCCTTGCCCTAGAGACCGCCGCCAACGAAGAACTGGCGATCATGGGCAAGGGCGACAAAGTTCTAGAGGCCGTCATTGCCCTCTCCCCGCTGCTGGGGCTGTTGGGTACGGTGCTGGGGTTGATTAACTCCCTGGGCTCCATTCAAATTAGCGACCTGGGCAGCGGCGATGCCACCGCTGGCACCTCCCTGGGCATTAGCGAAGCCCTGATTAGCACTGCTACGGGGTTGATTGTGGCCATCATCAGCTTGGCTTTTTACCGCTTGTTCCAGGGTTTTATCTTCGGACAGGCAAAAATGTTTCGGCAGGCGGGCAGCGAACTCGAACTGTTCTACCGCCAAAGCTGGGCCCAGGGGAAAATCCTTGCTCCCTCGGAAGCCTCGGCCTCCCTGTCCCCTTCAACCGACCCTACCCCGGAGGTTAGCCCCCTATGA